In Scophthalmus maximus strain ysfricsl-2021 chromosome 13, ASM2237912v1, whole genome shotgun sequence, the genomic window GGATGACATTAGAGACGGATTAAACTCACTGTCTGAGGACCAGGCGTCTTGCAATGGTCCTCTGTGTGAAGCTGTAGAAACGAGCCAGCTCCACGTTTTCTGGATTTTGAGATAAGACACAGTGTGCAGcctgtagagagagaaaaaccagGGGAGTGAATTAGCCAGGTGGCTACTGGCTAACACGTTAGCCATGAGATTGGCAAGTAGCTTTCAACCCACTGTTCAGTTTCTACCTGGTACAGATAGTTCAGTCTTTGGTAagcttctttgtcttttatgtGTTGCGCCATCACACACGTGAAGTCAGACCGATGATGAGTCCTGTCCTCGTTGTAACGACTTTACTTTGAGCCACAGCAGCTGGAAGTTTAGCCGAGATCAGCAACTGTTTCACTTCCGGGTCAcccctccaaaataaaagcgcccaacaaacttaaaaaaaaacttgacttgCTTAGTCGCATTAATTTCACTTCCACacccaaaacacaaaagcaagaAGAGTTGCTTTTATTTCGAGTGGGCAGACAAGGTTGTTAGTTATCCAGATGAGAAAAAGTAACGATCAACAAATTGCCTTTACCAGCCTTCGACAGCTAACTGGTATGATATGGccaatatttgtatttcttttgtcaaactAATCATTGCGTATACAATATACACATGGGAAAAGGACATTTGTTCTGTCAAGAAGAACACAAAGGACAGAGTTCAACATACAATACtcatttttaataacaacaatagAGAATAAAGTATAAACCCTGTCAATCTAACAATTTGATTTGCCTGTAAGGTGCACTTCTGATATCAGGATTCTAATGATACAGGGGAGGAGCTGGTACAGTAGGTCTGTCAACCGGAGaacgacacaaacacagcacGTCCATGACgaatgtaatgaaatgtttccTATAAAATTGGTGAGAGAAGATGTCCATAAAACACGGGTCGATGTGGAAAACGCGAGTGCTCTTTGAATGAGACCCATTACATAACAAGGAAGGGGACACATGAAATTCAAGTATCAAAATAACTAAGACACTGACGAGCTGAAAGGTTAAATTACAAAGGTAGTAAAAATCATGGGAAGAGACACGGACACAATCAACAATACATTAggcaacattttacatttgtttaaggcagttgattaaaaaactaaacagaactAGGCATCTTCTTCATTCCAAGTTAAATACAAGCCAAGCCCTGACTTGTCACTTGTTGTAAAAAACAACTACGACTGACTCTGACACTAAGCACTTAAGTGTGACTTGTCTTCTGACATCTGAGTGAGAATAGAGTTCATATGGACAGCGGTGGGGTTGTGCTCTAGATTTTTGGTCTTCTTCACAGTGAGGTTCGTCAGGGCTTATAAGGCTGGTGCATCAAGAGTGGCGAGTCACTCTCCGCCTATTGTCTGGCACGAAATCTAAAACGGTTGGCACATATCTGTGCACAGCATGGGAAGGCAGAGGAGCTAGTTTCATCAGCTAACGATTGCCCTTCATGGCCTCCTTGGCTGCCAGGATGAGAGGTGTGAGGCTGGAGAGCGGCTTCGCCAGCTTCAGGAACGGGTGCTGCACAACAGGAttgaaagaagaggaagagattcACTGAACATATGTATGTTTTAACTTAATCAAACCACTGAAAGGTTCACTGAAAAAAGACATGCAGTAACAAGAAAAGTAAttaacctgcagcagctctttgCCTCCGCCTCTTTTCTCTACATCCATTTCCAAGCAACGGTTGAGGAAATCTCGGAAAACTGGAGACAGCTTCTCAGGATTCTGAAGCTCGGGTGTGCCGTTCGTGGCAATCAGGTACAACGCCTGACAAAGGGGAAAAGGTGAAAGAGAAGGGAACACAAAGAACTGTGAAATCTTGTGAAAGTAATTAACTCACTTCACATTATGTGAATTGTGTCAAACCGCTAAAATAAGACAATTCTCTCTTCTAATCTATTTATAATTCAGTGGCACAAAAACGTTTCAAGGGCAATCTGTACCATTGTATAACCCAGCACCCACACAGCTACTTCAaggccattttcttttctaacaAGTTAATTAACAGCTGAGTCTTGTGACTCGAAAGCCAAAAACATACTGCACGCAAAGGGCTAACTGGTCTGAAAAAGTTGGTGAAGTGTGTAAAGTGTGTTTAAATTGAAGAGACGAGGTTTGtaacatgcaatataaacagaTCAGGAGCAGCTTGTTCAGTACTGGGCTGAAGACTGAGACAATGAGCTTCCGAGTTACTGTAGCCGGCAGTGATGAGAGCGTTTGTTACAGGTCTGATAGTGCAGACACTCCACAAAAAGGTAGTCAGACCCTTTAACAActtggacggtaccagctgtcaatcacactgtatccacgctcaaatgcatacggtgcttcatcgtctatttTAGTCTAAATGAGACCGTgatttataaaatgaacatcgtgctgcaTTAAAGAAGAAACTCGAAGTTTAGAAACATTAAGTCCTGAGGActatgtttactgacgttatgaatcaagtgagaaacagtcactttctcatagacttctatagaaacttctttttgcaaccagtctAGTgaccctctgctggtcattgcaAAGattacaggtttcaggcacttctggGCCTGGTAACTACATCCATATTTACACAACTACAATATCATAATGCATGGGAAGGTGTTGACAGTATTACTAGAAAAAGAAACTTGATTCAAGTATTGTGTCTTGTGCAACTTCAGAGACCAACAATCAGTCAACTcttaagtgtttgttttttttaacaatttacaGGGAGAGTCGGACAAACTCATGAAACTCAAGACCGTTTATCCCGCAAGGACTGCAGTTGTTTATCGACTATGCTGAAGtctgacacaaaataaaacattgatcCAATTAGTCACTAATTATTTTTATCCAGACTGTTTCACATCTGTAGTGATGATGTACATTACAGTGGGCTTGTTTCAGACCTTTGGACCAAATATTCTCCCTGTACAGATGATTTAATTGGGAGAGGTTCTGCCAATTCAAGTGAAAGAAATGAACACGTCATgcgacaaagacaaaaataaataacatccTGGCTGCcacatcttttgaaaaagaaaacaaaagaaatggaaaagctCTCTACTCACTCGTAGTGGGTTCTCATTCAGATAGGGAGGCTCGCCTTCAACCATCTCAATGGCCATAATGCCCAGCGACCAAATGTCTACTTTAGGCCCATACGCCTTCCTGGTCACCACCTCAGGAGCCATCCAGTAAGGTGTGCCAACCATGGTGCTGCGCTTGCTCTGCTCTGGAGTGATCTGGGCACAGAAGCCAAAATCGGCTGTCGAGGAGACGGAGACGAGTCAATACACAGAAACGGTGAAAGGAAATGGTGTTGTAAATTCACGGGACTGCTGATAACAGCTGTACGGGACTTACTTAACTTGACGGACCCATCCATCCCGAGTAACACATTGTCGCTTTTGATGTCTCTGTGGATGACTTGATTCGCATGTAGGAATTCCAAAGCTTGTAAACACTGCAGATATGGAGAAACAAatgggaagagagaggacaaagtTGTTGAACATAAAACTTTCGTgggaataaagaaataaagatttcTTTCCTGTGAACCTTGCTGTACAGAGTAGTGTTTACCTCTCGGCAGACAGCTGCTATCTGGGCCTCATCCATACAGGTCTCCGTCACCACATCTGTCAGCGAGCCGCCAGCCAGATACTCCATCACCACAAACAGCTCCTCCCCCATCAGGAAACTGACGTACACATGCACGTATATGACATCAAACATTCAAGAAGGCAACCGAATATTATATTCCACATCAAATCCAGCTATGTTTTGGTGAGCCGTCAGGCTGCTGGTTTACTTCCACTCTTACCTGTCTAAAAAGTTAACAATGTTGGGGTTCTTCAACTCCTTCATCACTAGAATCTCATTGATGATCAGCTCCTTCTTCGGCTGCTTCTGTAGGTTTATCTGTTTAATGGCGACCTGTTGAAAGGCAATATACTGTAAGAGACCACATGGTTTGAATGACCTTAATtcttaaataataaattaactaTTGCTCCTCTGTGTGAACCTTTTCAACCTGTTCTCTGCTTTCTCTGATTCATCCTCTGACTATATAGTAAAAGtactttttatttgtcttctaTAAACATTGCTATATAAATCAAGTAAGTTATAAACTAATAACTAATGAATTTATCTTAAAGGTTGCTCAATTAAGTTTGTCCCAATTAGTTGCTGTGTCAATGAAATAACTTCTGTAAGTTGCTTGTGCATCACAACAACTTGTGCAGTTAGATTCACTACTTTACTGTGTCCCTGGATAGTGTTAAAGTCTCCATATGTCCCCAACCATCACTCCTCACCTCCTGTCCTGTGGCAACATCTATGGCTGTGAAGACTGTTCCTGATGCCCTGTCAGAAGAATGAGAAGTTCACTTCAATGCACTTTTCAACAGACAGTCCACTCAAACGTGTATGCAAATCAATTAAACGGACATATAAAAGGTGTGAGGTTTGCACTCAATACATATGACACTTTGCGTCTAGGAAGTATTCAATTAAATGAATTAGTAAGTAATAAGAGCTCCTGTCCATTTGAtacaattttattgtttttttttaaccagagtACATAATGATTGAAGCCAATTACTCAAACAGATTTTTGACTGTGTAGACCTGGACAGGTCCACACCAAACAGCCTGGACCCCAGCTGATCcaaacaactttattttggTTTCCATCTGACTAAAGGATGTGCAGCCAATATTCATCAGGCTTTGTTTCATGTCCTTTTGGCAAAGTTGAATCTTTCGCTTGCGACTAATAATTTTCTTCTTGGATATCGTCTGTTGACCTTGACTTCATACAATGTCCTCTGCACTCTCTGATCACAGAAATCACATATTTTGACCAATTAATACAGAAAACCTGATGATAATTCCAAAGAGATCGGATAGTTTTTCTTGCCACTGTGATTTACTTGTCCTACTTCATAAGACTGATATATtcagcaaataaacacattcagtaCAAATACTGACTTGTCTCAACTTTCATAAAATATATACTTAAATTATCAAAAGCTTTTTAGGCATCAGGAAATTTAAATTACACCCTAGTTGGGCCTAACAACTGTTTGTTGTAAACTAGTTGTAAACTTTTTACAACTAGAGttaaagttgtaaaaatgtgagGAACACTGTGGTTGGACTTGTTTTGTTgaaacaataaatgtttttacactacTATGTAGGCAATATAGGATAGGACACAAATTAAGTTACATCCTATCACATGTATATAGATACATCTGGACTCACCCCTGCCCAATTTTTTCATATCTGGTGTACTTCTTCTTGGGATCTCCAATGCTGACAATGGTTCCTGTaagcaacaaacaaatccatcGGGATAATAAGGAAACGACAAACAAATGCAACATTTCATTCAACTGTTGTATTGTTGTGACAATtataaagaaaagatgaatgtgttttttactcAGTTTGTCCATTATCTCCTCGTCAGACATCTTgcccttctttttctgtttgtctgtagcCTTGGAGGCAGCATCTCCGTCTGGACACGTGCTTGGAGCGGGGATGGGGTCAATGACAGAGCGAGTATACAtctgcacaacacaacaaaacaacaaccaacaaagAATGTATAAGAGAGTGAATTTTACAATGATTTCCGAACATTATCATCATGACGTCAACTTAAGGCAGGTCACTTACACTCTTGGTGTGTTCTGGTCGTGGTGccacaacaggaggaggagtttcatcgtcgtcgtcgtcatcgaTGTCTTTGATGTTCGGAGATGAGGGTTCAGTGCCTTTTCTGACGGGCTAATTCAGAATGATACAAATGTTGTACCTTGTGTAAGATGGAATTTtgtaggaaaaaataaaacagtgtgtgCCTTCTAAAAGTCTCGAAATACTTACAGACTGAGGCCCCGGAGTGAATGCGTCTTTTTctgtgaatggaaaaaaaaaaagtttcataacTGCATGTAGTCACAGATTTAACTAGATGTTCTCAAGCATTTCATTTCAGGCCTTGCTGTATTTCATATAGTAATATTGATCAAATACCTGTTGACAAAGGGAAATTTATAATTTTAGAGTAATATTTAACTTGCatctataaaaatgtatattttattcatagctTTTAGTGGCACAACCTTGCAACTTTGCAAGACCAactgacaataaagttgacttgactccactgaagaaaaaaacaaattctatCAAGTTGACATTAATTCATATTAAAGGTAAACACACAGTAATTAAATTCACTATCAAACCCAGTCTCTCACCAGAGGATGAGAAGCTGAGGTACTTCTGACGACCGTTGCCCGTGGAGTCATAGAACTTTAGAACGTCAAGTACAGCCTGTGGGTTTTTCTTCTGCTCGGACTTGGTGATGTTTGAGGTCTGGAGTAGTCGAGCCCATTGCTCTGGCATACCCTGTGCATGACAAATATATCACAAAAAAGTGTCTCAAAGATTCTGACTAAGATGGGATGTAAAAACTGTGTCTTGTTTAAGAGTAAAGAGTCAAAGAGCCGCGGCAGAAGAGGTGAAAAGGACCAAACAGTGAAAACTCACGGTGAACTCCCCTGTGACAGCATCAAACCCAACGTGTATGGTGTGTTCAAAGTCTGAAGGTGGTGAGATCTCTGGTcgctctttgtctttgtctttctt contains:
- the pak2b gene encoding serine/threonine-protein kinase PAK 2b codes for the protein MCDNGDPEDKPPAPPVRMSSTIFSTSSGKDSLSANHSSKPLPSVPEERKPRNKIISIFSGAEKGGRKKDKDKERPEISPPSDFEHTIHVGFDAVTGEFTGMPEQWARLLQTSNITKSEQKKNPQAVLDVLKFYDSTGNGRQKYLSFSSSEKDAFTPGPQSPVRKGTEPSSPNIKDIDDDDDDETPPPVVAPRPEHTKSMYTRSVIDPIPAPSTCPDGDAASKATDKQKKKGKMSDEEIMDKLRTIVSIGDPKKKYTRYEKIGQGASGTVFTAIDVATGQEVAIKQINLQKQPKKELIINEILVMKELKNPNIVNFLDSFLMGEELFVVMEYLAGGSLTDVVTETCMDEAQIAAVCRECLQALEFLHANQVIHRDIKSDNVLLGMDGSVKLTDFGFCAQITPEQSKRSTMVGTPYWMAPEVVTRKAYGPKVDIWSLGIMAIEMVEGEPPYLNENPLRALYLIATNGTPELQNPEKLSPVFRDFLNRCLEMDVEKRGGGKELLQHPFLKLAKPLSSLTPLILAAKEAMKGNR